A single Plasmodium yoelii strain 17X genome assembly, chromosome: 10 DNA region contains:
- a CDS encoding glycine--tRNA ligase, putative encodes MKIILTIVLYMFLQRILHNLASCKITTVYKIKQVKRIKKKYYIQNFHTFRKNIIIKPKRKVNYVFFSNKPTDIKMNINDSENIEKQIEKISQEISLLIERNESIKIINDDPDIKKEYENNQNLLKEKKKTLNELCSIFSQPLNLVENRSKLESLIKRRLFYTNSFEIYGGVSGLIDYGPSGCLLKYELEKLWRNHFVFYDEMLEIKGTCITPYSVLKTSGHVDRFTDLMIKDIVTKDCYRADKYLSEWLKNKLDEIKDQKNDGNEKREKNFDNSENINNVQTIQEIESILRRLDGMNENEIKDVIKKYNIKSPEKNDLSDPFPFNLMFQTKIGPKENNENDTIEKNINDMNKNNIAFLRPETAQGIFVNFKKLLEYNGGKMPFAGAQIGLGFRNEISPRNGLLRVREFEMGEIEYFFNPEKSKHEKYDLYKHLVLPLYPRTNQLNDNGNVITNMSLEEAVNNGIICNEALAYFLARTYLFLLKCGIKKDGIRYRQHLEKEMAHYANDCWDAEILTSYGYIECVGHADRSAYDLKHHMNATGSNLYGCQKYDKPVDVEFVKIIPNKAKIGMKFKSDQNKIYKILNEKTNEDLLIIEQELNKNQTYILKGYSDQSNDNNNDSFELTRDMISFQKYTKKVQESNFIPNVIEPSFGIGRLIFCILEHSFRVRQFTDDKEERHYLSLPYALSPIKCSVLSISNNKEFYPYIKQIQTILSENNISCKLDNSSVSIGKKYARIDEIGIPFAVTIDFQTLKDKTITLRDRDSMLQIRVNISEVSDIINSLLSQKSSWSDYVQKYGLFIQQNLEN; translated from the coding sequence atgaaaataattttaacaatTGTTCTATATATGTTCTTACAAAGAATATTACACAATTTAGCTAGCTGTAAAATAACAAcagtatataaaataaaacaagtgaaaaggataaaaaaaaaatattatatacaaaacTTTCATACATTTCGtaagaatataataataaaaccaAAGAGAAAAGtaaattatgtatttttttcaaacaaACCAAcagatataaaaatgaatataaatgatagtgaaaatatagaaaaacaaattgaaaaaataagtCAAGAAATATCTTTATTAATAGAAAGAAATGAatctattaaaattataaatgatgatcctgatataaaaaaagaatatgaaaataatcaaaatttattaaaagaaaaaaaaaaaactctAAATGAATTATGTAGTATATTTAGTCAACCCTTAAATCTTGTTGAAAATAGATCAAAATTAGAAAGCTTAATAAAAAGAAGActtttttatacaaattCTTTTGAAATATATGGAGGTGTTTCTGGTTTGATTGATTATGGACCATCAGGTTGTTTGTTAAAATATgaattagaaaaattatgGAGGaatcattttgttttttatgaTGAAATGTTAGAAATAAAAGGAACATGTATAACACCATATTCTGTTTTAAAAACATCAGGACATGTTGATAGATTTACAGATTTAATGATTAAAGATATTGTAACAAAAGATTGTTATAGAGCtgataaatatttatcagaatggttaaaaaataaattagatgaaataaaagatcaaaaaaatgatggaaatgaaaaaagagaaaaaaatttCGATAAttctgaaaatataaataatgtacAAACAATACAAGAAATTGAATCAATATTGAGAAGATTAGATGGAatgaatgaaaatgaaataaaagatgtaattaaaaaatataatattaaatctcctgaaaaaaatgatttatcTGACCCTTTCCCCTTTAATTTGATGTTCCAAACAAAAATAGGTCCAAAAGAAAATAACGAAAATGATACGAttgaaaaaaacataaacgATATGAACAAAAATAACATAGCATTTCTAAGACCAGAAACAGCACAAGgtatttttgtaaattttaaaaaattacttgAATATAATGGTGGTAAAATGCCATTTGCTGGAGCACAAATAGGATTAGGGTTTCGAAATGAAATATCACCAAGAAATGGGCTACTTAGAGTTCGAGAATTTGAAATGGGAGaaattgaatatttttttaatccaGAAAAAAGCAaacatgaaaaatatgatttataCAAACATTTAGTATTACCATTATATCCAAGAACAAATCAATTAAATGATAATGGAAATGTTATAACAAATATGAGTTTAGAAGAAGCAGTAAATAATGGAATAATTTGTAATGAAGCTTTGGCATATTTTCTAGCAagaacatatttatttttattaaaatgtggaataaaaaaagatgGAATAAGATATAGACAACATTTAGAAAAAGAAATGGCACATTATGCTAATGATTGTTGGGATGCAGAaattttaacttcatatGGATATATTGAATGTGTAGGGCATGCAGATAGATCTGCTTATGATTTAAAACATCATATGAATGCAACTGGTTCTAATCTATATGGTTGccaaaaatatgataaaccTGTTGATGTTgaatttgtaaaaataattccTAATAAAGCAAAAATTGGTATGAAATTTAAAAGtgatcaaaataaaatttataaaatattaaatgaaaaaaccAATGAAGATTTGTTAATTATTGAACAAGAGTTAAATAAAAACCAAACATACATTTTAAAAGGCTATTCGGACCAAAGcaatgacaataataatgactCATTCGAACTAACACGAGATATGATTTCATTTCAAAAATATACTAAAAAAGTACAAGAATCGAATTTTATTCCTAATGTTATAGAACCATCATTTGGTATTGGCCGActaatattttgtattttagaGCATTCATTTAGAGTTAGGCAATTTACAGATGACAAAGAAGAAAGACATTATTTATCATTACCTTATGCATTGTCTCCAATTAAATGTTCTGTTTTATCGatatcaaataataaagaattttATCCATATATTAAACAAATACAAACTATTTTaagtgaaaataatatatcttgTAAATTAGATAATTCAAGTGTTTCGATTGGTAAAAAATATGCCAGAATTGATGAAATAGGTATTCCATTTGCGGTAACTATTGATTTTCAAACattaaaagataaaacaATTACTCTTAGAGATAGAGATTCTATGCTTCAAATTCGAGTTAATATATCAGAAGTATCAgatattataaattcattattatcacaaAAATCTTCATGGTCTGATTATGTTCAAAAATATGGTCTTTTTATTCAACAAAATTtggaaaattaa
- a CDS encoding glutathione reductase, putative: MVYDLIVIGGGSGGMAAARRAARNKAKVALVEKSYLGGTCVNVGCVPKKIMFNAASIHDILQNSRHYGFDTRFTFNLPQLVERRDKYIRRLNDIYRNNLKNDNVEVYEGTASLINERKVLIKSKNKSEDDEKNHEIIEGKNILIAVGNTPVFPTVKGVEHTISSDEFFDIKEAKRIGIIGGGYIAVELINVIKRLGIESYIFARGKRLLRKFDESIVNELENDMKKNNINIITMANVEEIEKVHDKNLTIYLNDGRKFEHLDYVIYCVGRSPNTKNLNLEKLNITTKNDYIIVDDNQRTNLKNIFAVGDCCMVKKGKELEDLNLLKLYDEQIYINNKKNDTEDSFYNVQLTPVAINAGRLLADRIFLNKTRKTNYSLIPTVIFSHPPIGTIGLSEEEAINIYGKENVKIYESKFTNLFFSVYDIEPSQKEKTYIKLVCVGKEELIKGLHIIGLNADEIIQGFAVALKMNATKKDFDETIPIHPTAAEELVTLHPWMK; the protein is encoded by the exons ATGGTTTATGATTTAATCGTTATTGGAGGAGGAAGTGGGGGTATGGCAGCTGCTAGAAGAGCCGCCAG AAATAAGGCAAAAGTTGCTTTGGTTGAAAAATCCTATTTAGGAGGAACATGCGTAAATGTAGGATGTGTTCCAAAAAAg ATAATGTTTAACGCCGCATCAATTCATGACATTTTACAAAACTCAAGACACTACGGATTTGATACCAGATTTACATTCAATCTTCCACAATTAGTAGAAAGAAGAGATAAATATATCAGAAGattaaatgatatatatcGAAATAATTTAAAGAATGATAATGTTGAGGTTTATGAGGGAACTGCTAGTCTTATAAATGAACGTAAAGTTCttataaaaagtaaaaacAAATCAGaagatgatgaaaaaaatcatGAAATAATagaaggaaaaaatatattaatagcAGTTGGAAATACGCCAGTTTTCCCAACAGTTAAAGGTGTCGAACATACAATTTCGAGTGATGAATTTTTTGATATCAAAGAAGCTAAAAGAATAGGAATAATTGGAGGTGGATATATAGCTGTTGAATTAATTAATGTAATAAAAAGATTAGGAAtagaatcatatatttttgcaAGAGGAAAAAGATTGTTAAGAAAATTTGATGAATCTATTGTAAATGAATTAGAAAAtgatatgaaaaaaaataatataaatattataacaatgGCAAATGTAGAAGAAATAGAAAAAGTTcatgataaaaatttaacaatatatttaaatgatgGACGAAAATTTGAGCATCTTGACTATGTAATATATTGTGTTGGTAGATCTccaaatacaaaaaatttaaatttagaAAAGTTAAATATTACaacaaaaaatgattatattattgttgATGATAATCAAAGAacaaatttgaaaaatatttttgcaGTTGGTGATTGTTGTATGGTTAAAAAAGGAAAGGAACTTGAagatttaaatttattaaaattatatgatgaacaaatatatataaataataaaaaaaatgatacagAAGATTCATTTTACAATGTTCAACTAACACCAGTTGCTATAAATGCAGGTCGATTATTAGCTGAtagaatttttttaaataaaacaagaaaaacaaattatagtCTTATTCCAACAGTTATATTTTCACACCCACCTATAGGTACAATAGGTTTATCAGAAGAAGAagcaataaatatatatggaaaagaaaatgttaaaatatatgaatccAAATTTACaaacttatttttttctgtatATGATATAGAACCAAgtcaaaaagaaaaaacttatattaaattagtatGTGTTGGAAAAGAAGAGCTAATTAAAGGGTTACATATAATAGGGTTAAATGCGGATGAAATCATACAAGGTTTTGCAGTAGCATTAAAAATGAATGCAACCAAAAAAGATTTTGATGAGACAATTCCAATTCATCCAACAGCTGCTGAAGAACTTGTAACTTTACATCCAtggatgaaataa
- a CDS encoding cleavage and polyadenylation specificity factor subunit 4, putative: MVTKKMNIRKKKINKKKKKKKEDLYELYLNMYDDIYRNREEIREKDEGVEIKKKIDDNKIIDLEKEVKIRLEEQSNLLSIKGIDRVDIKQKKGKHSIICIHYIKNMCMKNLFCNYLHQLIYDRIPPCKNYIKYNYCADKIRGSCMFRHTLENTNMNYYNENKEEHLDEALKFLHEKNICVNYLLGFCNLGYNCRKIHKNRSIKYLNIINILPKFYLDQILINKNLYTHLYKSQQVLNDMNKLKDALIVLSGEKYQEKNISLTKNERENNTLSDMFTNSDNNYKDISNSRMLNSGINIHDDKNLNRSGIINTANNFNGIGDNINGENVNIGNDGYFIKHSNMVHNNNENKLQNNETNNIKAVGNIPEVYNLDNSPVISDKIKVFVIKCNQISHLYLSILYGVWATGKNNTRKYVNFFKENYTIIFLFSVNESGGFQGYAKMITLPVKNLYENLWGPITKRLGGNFRVQWIKIAKIDFDVFKNITNPYNDNLPLKKSRDGTELPLNIASIICNKIHALPNEDFLAGTIYEYKRRINHSVYFTNLYKKNMLNTNTMWDSIIFTLNQKSDCQQITFIDGIEQNIS; the protein is encoded by the coding sequence ATGgtaacgaaaaaaatgaatattcgcaaaaaaaaaattaataaaaaaaaaaaaaaaaaaaaagaagaccTATATGAATTGTACTTAAATATGTATGATGATATATATCGAAATAGGGAAGAAATAAGAGAAAAAGATGAAGGtgtagaaataaaaaaaaaaatagatgataataaaataatagattTAGAAAAGGAAGTAAAAATTCGACTTGAAGAACAGAGTAATTTATTATCAATTAAGGGTATTGATAGAGTTGACATAAAACAGAAAAAAGGAAAACATTCAATTATTTgtattcattatataaaaaatatgtgtatgaaaaatttattttgtaacTATTTACATCAGTTAATTTATGATAGAATACCACCttgtaaaaattatataaaatataattattgtgCAGACAAAATTAGAGGATCATGCATGTTTAGGCATACATtagaaaatacaaatatgaattattataacgaaaataaagaagaacaTTTAGATGAAGcattaaaatttttacacgaaaaaaatatatgtgtaaATTATCTCTTAGGATTTTGTAATTTAGGATATAATTGTagaaaaatacataaaaatagaaGTATAAAATATCTtaacataataaatatattacctAAATTTTATCTAGatcaaatattaattaataaaaatttatatacacatttatataaaagtCAACAAGTTTTAAATGATatgaataaattaaaagatgCCTTAATAGTTCTTAGTGGAGAAAAATatcaagaaaaaaatatatcactaacaaaaaatgaaagagaAAATAATACTTTATCTGATATGTTCACaaatagtgataataatTACAAAGACATTAGTAATTCTAGAATGTTAAATAGTGGCATTAATATACATGAcgataaaaatttaaatcgATCTGGAATTATAAATACAGCAAATAATTTTAACGGAATTGGAGATAACATAAATGgagaaaatgtaaatattggAAATGATGGATATTTTATTAAGCATTCTAATATGgttcataataataatgaaaataaactACAAAATAATGAgactaataatataaaggCTGTTGGAAATATACCTGAAGTTTATAATTTAGATAACAGTCCAGTGATTAgcgataaaataaaagttttTGTTATTAAATGTAATCAGATTtctcatttatatttatcaataTTATATGGTGTATGGGCAACTGGTAAAAATAACACAAGGAAATATGTAAActtttttaaagaaaattatacaattatatttttattttctgtaAATGAAAGTGGAGGATTTCAAGGTTATGCAAAAATGATAACCTTGCCagtaaaaaatttatatgaaaatttatGGGGGCCAATTACTAAAAGGTTAGGAGGAAATTTTCGAGTTCAATGGATAAAAATTGCAAAAATTGATTTTgatgtttttaaaaatattactaatccttataatgataatttaccattaaaaaaaagtagaGATGGTACTGAGCTTCCATTAAATATTGCTTCAATTATATGTAACAAAATTCATGCATTGCCAAATGAGGATTTTTTAGCTGGCACTATTTATGAATACAAAAGAAGAATTAATCATTCTGtatattttacaaatttgtataaaaaaaatatgttaaacaCTAATACAATGTGGGATAGTATTATCTTCACCTTAAATCAAAAATCAGACTGTCAACAAATTACATTTATTGACGGAATTGAGCAAAATATTAGCTAG
- a CDS encoding splicing factor 3B subunit 4, putative, translating into MMFAPHKNQEISQIYERNNEATLYIANLDAQVDEEILCELFMQCGNVKNVHIPRDKINGFHLGYGFVEYEYEYECEYAGKVLNMTRLFGKPLRCNKATQDKKSFDVGANLFIGNLDTEVEEKMLFDIFSSFGQVISVKVVRNEDDTSKGHGFISYDNFESSDLAIENMNNQFICNKKVHISYAFKKGFKGERHGTAAERFIAANKPLNSYSSNDNSNNLIKNNYNSSTYENNANNNISINKERKNFLSNTNNINKLPTDPIIPPSPIPPFFPSNNPPNTIPPNFMPLPMNLPPNLPPNLPPNLPPNLPPNLPPNLPPNLPPNLPPNLPPNLPPNFQLNFPPNMLPNLQSFPPPFPPTFPPTFPPNFAPNIPAGMPPIIPPNMPAGMPPAMPPNMPPAMPPNSEENENLNNLSNENN; encoded by the exons ATGATGTTCGCTCCCCACAAAAATCAAGAAATAAGTCAAATATACGAACGAAATAATGAAGCTACATTATATATAG CAAATCTAGATGCCCAAGTTGATGAAGAAATTTTATGTGAACTTTTTATGCAATGTGgtaatgtaaaaaatgttCACATTCCTAGGGACAAAATAAATGGATTTCATTTAG GATACGGATTTGTCGAATATGAATATGAATATGAATGTGAATATGCAGGGAAAGTTCTTAACATGACGAGATTATTTGGGAAACCATTAAGATGTAATAAAGCAACTCAAGATAAGAAATCATTTGATGTAGGGgcaaatttatttataggTAATTTAGATACAGAAGTAGaagaaaaaatgttatttgatatattttcatcatttggTCAAGTTATATCAGTAAAAGTAGTAAGAAATGAAGATGATACATCTAAAGGTCATGGTTTTATTTCTTATGACAATTTTGAATCGAGTGATTTAGCTAtagaaaatatgaataatcaatttatatgtaataaaaaagtaCATATATCTTATGCATTTAAAAAGGGTTTTAAAGGGGAAAGACATGGAACAGCAGCTGAAAGATTTATAGCTGCAAATAAACCTCTAAATTCATATTCTTCAAATGacaattcaaataatttaataaaaaataattataattcatCAACTTATGAAAACaatgcaaataataatatttcaataaataaagaaagaaaaaactTTTTAagtaatacaaataatataaataaattaccAACAGATCCTATAATACCCCCATCTCCTATTCCACCATTTTTCCCTTCAAACAATCCACCCAATACAATACCTCCAAATTTTATGCCTTTACCTATGAATTTGCCCCCTAATTTGCCACCCAATTTGCCACCTAATTTACCCCCTAATTTGCCACCTAATTTACCCCCTAATTTGCCACCTAATTTACCCCCTAATTTACCACCTAATTTACCTCCAAACTTGCCTCCAAATTTCCAACTGAATTTCCCTCCAAATATGCTTCCCAATTTGCAAAGTTTCCCACCACCTTTTCCCCCAACTTTCCCTCCAACATTTCCTCCAAATTTTGCCCCTAATATACCAGCAGGTATGCCCCCAATTATTCCCCCCAATATGCCAGCAGGTATGCCGCCCGCTATGCCTCCAAATATGCCACCCGCTATGCCACCAAATTCTgaggaaaatgaaaatttaaataatttatcaaatgaaaataattag